One genomic window of bacterium includes the following:
- the mltG gene encoding endolytic transglycosylase MltG, with protein MKKGLFVLALVAAVVVALVALYKYYEAAVSRKPAEAVTETVVVPPGYTTAEIAALLVEEGVIAEAKPFVWYCRVNGLDGKLQAGEYVLSSEDGIPAVAATLAAGRVHVAKFTVPEGYDKKKTARVVEAAGICSAEEFLKTCRRGDPRGRVSSDDLEGYLFGDTYKVSADAGADDAVTMMVDRFFEVLGPEGLARAEGSGRSLQDMVTLASIVEREALLDEERPLVASVFSNRLARGMRLESCATVIYALGGDVDRLTIQDLKVDSPYNTYVHAGLPPGPICSPGRASLMAALDPAETDYLFFVSNGDGSHTFSKTLRGHLAARAEKNKKSGKK; from the coding sequence ATGAAGAAAGGCTTATTCGTTCTGGCGCTCGTCGCGGCCGTCGTCGTCGCCCTCGTCGCCCTCTACAAATATTACGAAGCGGCTGTTTCCCGCAAGCCGGCGGAGGCCGTCACCGAAACGGTGGTCGTCCCGCCGGGTTACACTACGGCCGAAATCGCGGCCCTTCTTGTCGAAGAGGGCGTGATCGCCGAGGCGAAACCCTTCGTGTGGTATTGCCGCGTGAACGGCCTCGACGGGAAACTCCAGGCCGGCGAGTACGTATTATCCAGTGAGGACGGCATTCCGGCCGTCGCCGCGACGCTGGCCGCGGGCCGCGTACACGTCGCGAAATTTACGGTTCCGGAGGGTTACGACAAGAAGAAGACAGCCCGCGTCGTCGAGGCGGCGGGGATATGCTCGGCCGAGGAGTTCCTGAAAACCTGCCGCCGGGGCGACCCGCGGGGGCGCGTCTCGAGCGACGACCTGGAGGGCTACCTCTTCGGCGATACGTATAAGGTCTCGGCCGACGCCGGCGCGGACGACGCGGTCACGATGATGGTCGACCGCTTCTTCGAGGTCCTGGGCCCGGAAGGCCTCGCGCGCGCCGAGGGGTCGGGCCGGTCATTACAAGATATGGTCACGCTCGCCTCCATCGTGGAACGCGAGGCGCTGCTGGACGAGGAAAGGCCGCTGGTGGCGTCGGTATTCTCCAACCGCCTCGCCCGGGGAATGAGGCTCGAGTCCTGCGCCACCGTGATATACGCCCTGGGCGGCGACGTGGACCGTTTGACGATACAGGATCTGAAAGTGGACTCGCCCTACAACACGTACGTCCACGCCGGCCTTCCGCCCGGGCCCATATGTTCGCCGGGCCGCGCGTCGCTTATGGCGGCGCTCGACCCCGCCGAGACCGACTACCTGTTCTTCGTATCCAACGGCGACGGCAGCCACACGTTCAGCAAAACGCTGCGAGGCCACCTGGCGGCGCGCGCCGAAAAAAATAAGAAGTCGGGGAAAAAGTGA
- the lepB gene encoding signal peptidase I encodes MAKKKLSAPRTEKKKRGPVYRTIRDIIIIVVAFVVIRLWVVEANVIPSGSDKDTLLVGDYILAEKVMYHFRDPRPGEIITFIFPYRDMTPGQAVRFFLRNILGESRTGPRLLIKRVVGCPGDTLQIKDGVLHRNDEAVDEPFVKTDAGGDWGPYTVPPDRYFVMGDNRYDSADSRFIGPVPRKYVTAKAEVIYFSLTPTTCPKHGTPIARADDDWRCSGGGEEMRLGWDFEPVPPWRFDRRIRWSRMGKVVRLLR; translated from the coding sequence ATGGCCAAGAAAAAGTTAAGCGCCCCGCGCACGGAGAAGAAGAAACGCGGCCCGGTTTACAGGACGATACGCGACATTATAATCATCGTCGTGGCGTTCGTCGTCATTCGGTTGTGGGTGGTCGAGGCCAACGTCATCCCGTCCGGCTCGGACAAGGACACCCTCCTCGTCGGCGACTACATCCTGGCGGAGAAAGTCATGTACCACTTCCGCGACCCGCGCCCGGGCGAGATAATCACGTTTATATTCCCCTACCGCGACATGACGCCGGGGCAGGCGGTCCGCTTCTTCTTGCGTAATATTTTAGGAGAGAGCCGCACCGGCCCCCGACTGCTCATCAAGAGGGTGGTGGGGTGCCCGGGCGACACGCTACAGATAAAGGACGGCGTGCTGCATCGGAACGACGAGGCGGTCGACGAGCCGTTCGTCAAAACGGACGCCGGCGGCGACTGGGGGCCGTACACCGTCCCGCCCGACCGTTACTTCGTAATGGGCGACAACCGCTACGACTCGGCCGACAGCCGCTTCATCGGGCCGGTGCCGCGCAAGTACGTTACCGCCAAAGCCGAAGTTATTTACTTTTCGCTCACGCCGACGACGTGCCCCAAACACGGAACCCCCATCGCCCGCGCGGACGACGACTGGCGGTGCAGCGGCGGCGGCGAGGAGATGCGCCTGGGGTGGGACTTCGAACCGGTGCCGCCGTGGCGCTTCGACCGCCGCATCCGGTGGTCTCGAATGGGCAAGGTCGTCCGCCTCCTGCGCTAA
- a CDS encoding glycosyltransferase family 2 protein: MTAPAVSAVVVSYNCADLLRAALASLLAQEVAGGLEVVVVDNASTDGSAAAAREAGAEVVALERNVGFAAANNVGARRARGELLLFANPDVEAPPGVVAALGDFLAKNPGAVAAGPSLVGRDGRLQRFCARKAPAALNLLFLVSGLEESRWAGSPLAHRYYPARYYERGPAPAEALAGAFMLVRRAAFDGVGGFDEGYFLYGEDVDLCRRLREAGGEIWYVPAGPVRHYTGGSRRTPDPVVVVESHRSAVRYARRWHGDLAAAAVRAVSKVSLWGRRLLFAAAGPLGEGARRRARFYADVLAEYRRRERVAPAP; encoded by the coding sequence GTGACCGCGCCCGCGGTATCGGCCGTGGTCGTCAGCTACAACTGCGCGGACCTTCTACGCGCGGCGCTTGCATCGCTGCTCGCCCAGGAGGTCGCCGGCGGCCTGGAAGTCGTCGTCGTGGACAACGCCTCTACCGACGGCAGCGCGGCGGCGGCAAGGGAGGCCGGCGCGGAGGTCGTCGCGCTGGAGCGCAACGTCGGCTTCGCCGCGGCCAACAACGTCGGCGCGCGCCGCGCCCGGGGCGAGCTGCTGCTCTTCGCCAATCCCGACGTGGAAGCGCCGCCCGGCGTCGTGGCCGCGCTCGGCGATTTCTTGGCGAAGAATCCCGGGGCCGTGGCGGCCGGGCCCAGCCTCGTAGGCCGCGACGGCCGCCTGCAGCGGTTCTGCGCGCGGAAAGCCCCCGCGGCCTTGAACTTATTATTCCTCGTCTCCGGCCTGGAGGAATCGCGGTGGGCCGGCTCGCCGCTGGCGCACCGCTACTACCCGGCGCGATATTACGAGCGGGGGCCGGCGCCGGCGGAGGCGTTGGCGGGCGCGTTTATGCTCGTGCGGCGGGCCGCCTTCGACGGAGTAGGGGGATTCGACGAGGGTTACTTCTTATACGGCGAGGACGTAGACCTCTGCCGCCGGCTGCGCGAGGCGGGCGGCGAGATATGGTACGTGCCGGCGGGGCCGGTGCGCCATTACACCGGCGGCAGCCGGCGGACGCCGGACCCGGTCGTCGTGGTCGAGTCGCACCGGAGCGCGGTTCGCTACGCGCGCCGTTGGCACGGCGACCTCGCCGCTGCGGCGGTTCGCGCCGTTTCCAAGGTGTCGTTGTGGGGAAGGCGTCTGTTGTTCGCGGCCGCGGGCCCTTTGGGGGAAGGGGCGCGCCGCCGCGCGCGCTTTTACGCCGACGTGCTGGCGGAGTATCGCCGGCGGGAGAGGGTCGCTCCCGCGCCTTAG
- a CDS encoding cyclase family protein: MRVIDISVPLRERMPIYPGDPPFEKTAAKSRKRGDAAEVSRLTLGSHAGTHVDVPYHFVEGGADVLAVGPAPFVGPCRVVELAGVPRVDAADVERLAPVAGERVLFKTDNSALWARDDFATDYVYLTAAAARVLAARGVALVGWDYLSVEEYDAADAPAHKTLLAADVMVLEGLNLADVRAGEYFLAALPLALAEGDGAPARAVLLEGFDA, encoded by the coding sequence ATGCGCGTAATAGATATTTCCGTTCCGCTGCGCGAGCGGATGCCGATTTACCCCGGCGACCCGCCCTTCGAGAAGACCGCAGCTAAAAGCAGGAAGAGGGGCGACGCCGCGGAGGTTTCGCGCCTGACGCTCGGCAGCCACGCCGGCACCCACGTCGACGTCCCGTACCATTTCGTCGAGGGTGGCGCGGACGTCTTGGCCGTCGGCCCGGCGCCGTTCGTGGGGCCGTGCCGGGTCGTCGAGCTGGCCGGCGTGCCGCGCGTCGACGCCGCCGACGTTGAAAGGCTGGCGCCCGTCGCCGGCGAGAGGGTTTTATTTAAAACCGACAACTCCGCGCTCTGGGCCCGGGACGATTTCGCGACCGATTACGTCTACTTGACGGCCGCGGCGGCGCGGGTTCTGGCCGCGCGCGGCGTCGCGCTCGTGGGTTGGGATTATCTGTCCGTCGAGGAGTACGACGCGGCCGACGCGCCGGCGCACAAAACGCTGCTGGCCGCGGACGTAATGGTCCTGGAAGGTTTGAATCTGGCCGACGTTCGGGCCGGGGAATATTTCTTGGCGGCGCTGCCGCTCGCGCTCGCGGAAGGGGACGGCGCGCCGGCTCGAGCCGTTCTCTTGGAGGGTTTCGATGCCTAA
- a CDS encoding redox-sensing transcriptional repressor Rex — translation MTKPKKIPGTTVSRLSVYVRALQKLRHEGVVTTSSEKLAEQIGLTAAQIRKDLAYFGQFGVPGRGYYVENLYNELATILGINRRWEVALAGVGHLGYALLAYNGFKKQGFDVVIAFDKDPAKIGQTWEGVKIYDIAEAPSVLPESGAEIGILAVPATRAQEACDALIAGGLKSILSFAPGRVMAPPDVTVKRVDLAMELEWLSYYATNAGERG, via the coding sequence ATGACGAAGCCCAAAAAGATACCCGGCACTACCGTCTCCCGCCTGTCGGTATACGTCCGGGCGTTACAGAAGTTGCGCCACGAGGGCGTCGTCACGACTTCCTCCGAAAAATTGGCCGAGCAGATAGGTTTGACCGCGGCCCAAATACGAAAAGACCTCGCGTACTTCGGCCAATTCGGCGTACCCGGGCGCGGGTACTACGTCGAAAACCTGTACAACGAGCTCGCGACCATCCTGGGCATAAACCGCCGGTGGGAGGTTGCGCTCGCCGGCGTGGGCCACCTGGGCTACGCGCTGCTGGCATACAACGGTTTTAAAAAGCAGGGCTTCGACGTCGTGATCGCGTTCGACAAGGACCCGGCGAAGATAGGCCAGACGTGGGAGGGCGTAAAGATATACGATATCGCGGAGGCGCCGTCGGTCCTGCCGGAGAGCGGCGCCGAGATCGGCATATTGGCGGTCCCGGCGACGCGCGCGCAGGAGGCTTGCGACGCGCTCATCGCGGGCGGCTTGAAGTCGATACTATCCTTCGCGCCGGGCCGCGTTATGGCGCCTCCCGACGTAACGGTGAAGCGGGTCGACCTCGCGATGGAGCTCGAGTGGCTCTCGTACTACGCGACCAACGCCGGCGAGCGCGGCTAG
- a CDS encoding transcription antitermination factor NusB codes for MARETEEQAGAYSPRAAAVAALAAVRRGARLDLALELTVRGKLGRRDTSFAEELVKTVVRHRRLLDYQLERAATKSLRKVPAVVVDIMRVGAAELFFLNTPAYAAVDQAVAAVKASRYAGLAPFVNGVLRRVASRDAPAFPEGDDVARLAVAYSHPEWLVRRWLERLGPAEAEALLKADNEPAPLNVYANPARAGRDELAARLSAEGCGITDGPFGSLAVALGDKGLVELDAFREGLFAVLDPASSLGPRALAPPAGATVWDLCAGAGGKAVQLAWAVGPGGKVVAVDGNGRKLKACAAAAVRLGLGNIEIRKADVLKDELPRADYVFLDVPCTNLGVIRRKPDVKWRVREEDVAAAAATQEALLARAVDMLAPGGAVVYNVCSLEPEENEQVVENVTARTSVELVPCGSDEFGDVCDGSFLRTWPHRHRSNGGFAATLRRPR; via the coding sequence ATGGCTCGGGAGACAGAAGAGCAGGCCGGCGCGTACTCGCCGCGGGCCGCCGCCGTGGCGGCCTTGGCCGCGGTTCGGCGCGGGGCCAGGTTGGACCTCGCGCTCGAGCTTACTGTTCGCGGCAAGCTCGGGCGCCGCGACACCTCCTTCGCCGAGGAGCTGGTCAAGACCGTCGTCCGGCACCGGCGCCTCCTCGACTACCAGCTCGAGCGCGCGGCGACCAAATCCCTTCGAAAGGTCCCGGCCGTGGTCGTAGATATAATGCGCGTCGGCGCCGCGGAGTTGTTCTTTTTAAACACGCCGGCGTACGCCGCGGTGGACCAGGCCGTCGCCGCGGTTAAGGCGTCGCGCTACGCCGGCCTCGCCCCCTTCGTCAACGGCGTGCTCCGCCGCGTCGCCTCGCGGGACGCGCCGGCGTTCCCCGAGGGCGACGACGTCGCGCGGTTGGCGGTCGCGTATTCGCATCCCGAGTGGCTCGTCCGGCGTTGGCTCGAGCGGTTGGGCCCGGCCGAGGCCGAGGCGTTGTTGAAGGCCGATAACGAACCCGCGCCGCTGAACGTCTACGCCAATCCGGCGCGCGCCGGCCGCGACGAGCTGGCCGCGCGTTTGTCGGCCGAGGGCTGCGGCATAACCGACGGGCCGTTCGGTTCGCTGGCGGTGGCGTTGGGGGATAAGGGGCTCGTCGAACTCGACGCCTTCCGCGAGGGGTTGTTCGCCGTGCTCGACCCGGCGTCGTCGCTCGGGCCGCGCGCGCTCGCGCCGCCGGCGGGCGCTACCGTGTGGGACCTGTGCGCGGGCGCGGGCGGCAAGGCGGTCCAGCTCGCCTGGGCCGTGGGCCCGGGCGGCAAGGTCGTAGCCGTCGACGGTAACGGCCGTAAGTTGAAGGCGTGCGCCGCGGCGGCCGTTCGGCTCGGCTTAGGGAATATCGAGATAAGGAAGGCGGACGTATTGAAGGACGAGTTGCCGCGGGCCGACTACGTTTTTTTGGACGTGCCGTGCACGAACCTCGGCGTAATAAGGCGCAAGCCGGACGTGAAGTGGCGCGTGCGGGAGGAGGACGTCGCCGCCGCGGCCGCGACGCAAGAGGCCCTGCTCGCCCGGGCCGTCGACATGCTGGCGCCGGGCGGCGCGGTCGTCTACAACGTTTGCTCGCTCGAGCCGGAGGAAAACGAGCAGGTCGTGGAGAACGTGACGGCGCGTACTTCCGTGGAGCTCGTACCGTGCGGTAGCGACGAGTTCGGCGACGTTTGCGACGGGTCGTTTCTTCGGACCTGGCCGCACCGCCACCGCAGCAACGGCGGCTTCGCCGCGACGCTTCGGAGGCCGCGTTGA
- a CDS encoding oligosaccharide flippase family protein, giving the protein MTVREEGTESRALLAADAAKLWGAAIVEQLLAMVRGVIVPRYLGPALYGVLGALGLITKYGAYLQLGVTTAVGREVPYALKQGSSDHADRLAKVGYSFNLLTSAVPAAVVVIYALATWGRYVDVISWGLLAFAFLLITTRLETYFTTVFRARRQFGAAFLFTALKAVVLFGLVVGFLLIYGLYGVFIGLVIGGAVVAVMGTIWTRAGAGPWPDWSLMRKLLPIGLPLAGIGALGFLLQSIDRLMVIHFFTPRDVGHYILGVTVVTFVYFLPMNVGQAMAPRIYGLARDGDRRAFEEYLLEPSLFVTYLVASLGGLVLICMVPFIRYVLPAYGPSVPVVAALLVGITCQGGVQGAAYVLIALGRFRTIAVAQGVSLLLAFALIWLAVRSGWGLVGVAAGASTGLVTFACVVQFSAWRLMSQPLRTVPRAFGYLLLPPAAVAAGLFFAFYGGSLVVARLAPDAARTTADALNFVFRVTLFLPTVAAFGYYVERETGFVTKMWSLVKERLSARAK; this is encoded by the coding sequence TTGACGGTAAGAGAAGAGGGTACCGAAAGCAGAGCGCTCTTGGCGGCGGACGCGGCCAAGTTGTGGGGCGCGGCCATCGTCGAGCAACTCCTCGCTATGGTCAGGGGCGTAATCGTCCCGCGGTACCTGGGCCCGGCCCTTTACGGCGTCCTGGGCGCGCTGGGCCTCATCACGAAATACGGCGCGTACCTACAGCTCGGCGTAACGACCGCGGTGGGGCGCGAGGTCCCGTACGCTTTAAAACAAGGGTCTTCCGATCATGCGGACCGGCTCGCCAAGGTAGGGTATTCGTTCAACCTGTTGACGTCGGCGGTGCCGGCGGCCGTCGTCGTAATCTACGCGCTGGCGACGTGGGGCCGGTACGTCGACGTTATCTCCTGGGGGCTTTTAGCGTTCGCGTTTCTTTTGATAACGACCCGACTCGAGACGTACTTCACGACGGTCTTTCGCGCGCGCCGCCAGTTCGGCGCGGCCTTCTTGTTCACGGCGTTGAAGGCGGTCGTCCTCTTCGGGCTGGTAGTGGGTTTCCTGTTAATATACGGCCTGTACGGCGTCTTCATCGGGTTGGTTATCGGCGGCGCCGTCGTCGCGGTAATGGGGACGATTTGGACTCGGGCCGGGGCGGGGCCCTGGCCGGACTGGTCGTTGATGCGGAAACTCCTGCCGATAGGGCTGCCGCTGGCCGGCATCGGCGCGTTGGGGTTCCTTCTACAGTCGATCGACCGCCTGATGGTCATCCACTTCTTTACGCCGCGCGACGTGGGGCATTACATTTTGGGCGTCACGGTGGTAACGTTCGTGTATTTCCTCCCGATGAACGTGGGTCAGGCGATGGCGCCGCGCATCTACGGCCTGGCGCGCGACGGCGACCGGCGCGCCTTCGAGGAGTACCTGCTCGAGCCGTCGCTGTTCGTGACGTACCTGGTCGCGTCGCTCGGCGGCCTGGTATTAATTTGTATGGTCCCGTTTATCCGGTACGTTTTGCCGGCGTACGGGCCCTCGGTGCCGGTGGTCGCGGCGCTGTTGGTGGGTATAACTTGCCAGGGCGGCGTACAGGGGGCGGCATACGTCTTGATCGCGCTGGGCCGGTTCCGGACCATCGCCGTGGCGCAGGGCGTCTCGCTCCTCCTCGCCTTCGCGCTCATCTGGTTAGCGGTTCGCTCCGGGTGGGGTTTGGTGGGCGTGGCGGCGGGGGCGTCGACGGGATTGGTTACGTTCGCGTGCGTGGTGCAATTCTCGGCGTGGCGGCTGATGTCGCAGCCGCTCCGAACGGTCCCGCGGGCTTTCGGGTATTTACTCTTGCCGCCGGCGGCGGTGGCGGCCGGCCTGTTCTTCGCCTTCTACGGCGGCTCGCTCGTCGTCGCGCGCCTGGCGCCCGACGCGGCGCGTACGACCGCGGACGCTTTGAATTTCGTCTTCCGCGTAACGTTGTTCTTGCCGACCGTCGCGGCCTTCGGCTACTACGTGGAGCGCGAGACGGGTTTCGTAACTAAGATGTGGTCGCTCGTAAAGGAGAGGTTATCGGCGCGGGCGAAATAG